From the Oryctolagus cuniculus chromosome 17, mOryCun1.1, whole genome shotgun sequence genome, the window gtggggggcagaggctgggtgcGCAGGGTCCCAGGTGGAGACAGAAGACATGCTCGTCTTACCTTCATCTTCTCGCTTTCTGCTTCCTTTGCAAGTTGGTCAACGAGTTCAATTAAACCACCAACTATTTTCTGGAACTGGCCAATCTCTTGAAGAAAGAACAGAACATGAGCTGTTTTCTCAGCATGACCACTGCCCCTTGGCACTCCCTTGGAGCAGTGAGCGGCATGGCTAACTGTCCCTTCTAGTGTGTGTCACTACAGCCTGGTGCTTGCTGGCCTAGGACACACTCACCCCGAGTCCCCTCCCTGCTGTCGCAGCAGGCCTCTAGCCTGCCTGCCTGCAAGCAAGTACCAGCACAGGACTGCCTCCGGACGGGAGCAGCGCCTCTGGTCTAGCCATGGGTAGGTAGGGCACTGGATGTCAGAGACTTGAGAGGGAATTAAGAGCCCACCACGTTTAGGTGCCGACTCTCCAGTTAATTTCTCCATGACTCTGGTGTGATGGAATCCCGTTAAGGGAGGACCAAGGCCATGCGGAGTGGACAGCCTGCACACAGCAGTGACAGAAGACTGGCAATAGAACCCCAGCTACCTGATGCCAGTCAAGCCTAGGGCGTGCCCTGCTCTAGCTCAGTGCGACTCTAGCCACTGGCGGGCTGGGCTGCTtggacagattcctggagacCTCCAGTCAAACATCAGTCTGCTGAGCCGCATCTGAAGACTCCAGGAACAATCTCTAACTCCAAAAATGGAGAGCCTACCAATGAGAGCAATATTTCTTCCAGGAAATGAAACTCGAGGACAAAATTATATTTCCTTCCCTCAAGCCATGATTCTGCTCGATAAAAGTTCTAGGAGCACAAACTCAAGACAGTGTATCTAGAAACACCTCCtgggccagtgttggggcacagtggggtaagccatcgcctgcaatgctgacatcccacatcagagtgccagtgcaaaccccagctgctccacctccctgcaaatgtgcatgggctcctcccacccacgtgcgagacccagaaggcTCCTAGCTTTAACCTGAGtcttgtgaccatttagggagtggtggaatacctctttctctagctctgtctcttgctgttgctctgcctttcaaatacattgtttttaaaaaataaatgggctggtgtgtggcatagtaggttaagccgccacctgtgacaccagcataccatgtgggcatgggttcaagaccaggctgctacatttctgatccagctccctgctaatgtgcctgggaaagcaacagaagatggcccaagtgcttgggcccctacactcacatgggagacccagaagaggctctgggctcctggcttcaggctggcccagcctcaactattgtggccatctggggagtaaaccagaaaatgaactctgtaactatgccttttttttttttttttttaaacatttgtttatttgaaagagttacacagagagagaaggagaggcagagagagagagagagttcttccatccactggtttattcctcagttggccacaatggctagagctgtgccaatccaaaggcaggagccaggaacttcttccaggtctcccatgtgggtgtaggggcagggagctggattggaagtgcagcagccaggactcgaactgccgcccatacaggatgctggcactgcaggcagtggctttacccactataccatagcactggccgcaatgcctttcaaataaataagggggccaacactgtggcacagcagattaagtagccacctgcaataccaggatcccttgtgggcaccagttcaagccctggctgctgcaagtcatatccagctccctgctaatacccaggggaagcagcagaactgctgtgtgggcccctgtacccacagaggaaacctggatggagttccaagctcctggctttttttggcctggccatttggggattaaaccagtttCTCAACTTTCAGATatataataaaatcatttaagagaagaaaaaaagcccTCCACTCATCCCCATTTGCTTTGAGGGACACTCGGGACTAATGACTGCAAAATAGCAGGAAGACAAAGTGTGGTACATGGGAATTCAGAGGCCAGACCTAAcccccagcagggccaggccgcAGCTGGGCTGGGATGGCACTGTGCCCTCCAGTGCTACTCACTGTCCACAAAGTCCTTGCACTCTTCCTTGAGCTCTATGGTCTGCTGGGTGACCTCTGGGTCCAACACTCGCAGCTTGTTCAGCTCATCAAAGTGCAGCCCTGCTTCCCCCAGGATGTCCTTGGCCATAGCTGCAAAGAAACCAGTCCCAGTCCCCAGTCAACGTTCCAGCCCCCCCTTGCCCCCAAATACCAGTGCCGTAAACCCCAATATTCCAAAGGCTCACCTTTCCCTCAGCCACCCATTGAGCCTCACCTGTTTCCCTTCCAGAGTCCCTAGAGAAGTTCTGCTTTGAAGGGGTGACAGTGACAGTCAGGAGGAGGTGTGTCACAGGAGCAAGGGTCAGGAAAGAATAAAGTCCAGGTGCTTGTCACAGGCATCGTTCACTCAACACATTTCTTGAGTGCCTACCACGTGCCCACACTGCTAGATGCTGGGGGTACAGAGCTGAATGCAACATGGCGCCTGCCCTGGAGGACACACGGTCTAGCTGGAGAAAGACACACACGGAAACTGAACAATCATACTGGGTTAAGTGCTTTACAAACACCACCGAAGAGCTGCAGGAGGCCAGGGCGGTCAAGAGCGGCTCTGCTATTAGGAGCCATGGCCATGTTGACATGTCCTCAGCTGTGTACCCAGAGATaaagcatcccacaggggcatcagttcaagacccggctgctccacttccgatccagctctctgctatagcctgggaaagcagtggaagatggcccaagtctttggacccctgcacccacatgggagacccagaaagaggttcctggctccagatgggcgcagctctggctgttgcagtcaattagagagtgaaccagtggatggaagacctctctctctgcctctgaattcAACTGTAGGTTAAGgttgaggtgggcattgtggcagagtgaaCTAAGCTGTTGCCcgcaatgccacatcccatatcagaatactggttcaggtcctggctgcttcacttccaattcagctccctgctaatgagcctaggaaggcagcagcagatggcccaagtgcttgggcacctgccacccaagtgggagacctggatggagctctgggctcctggctttggcttggaccagccctagGCATTatggcctttgggggagtgaaccagtgaataaaagataaatttcaaataagtaaatctcttccAAAAACATATTAGGGTCAAAAAGTTAAGAACCCAGGAGACAAATCTGACCAAAATGTATGCTAAAGGATACCATATACTTGCCTGAATTGGGAACCAAAGTCGGACTAATCTCTTTCTAGCAGGAAACACAAAAAGGAGTGAACGAAGTGTCAGCATAGAACATACCAAGGGAGGAGGCCACGGCGAGGTGCTCCGAGCGAAGAAAGCAGCACAGACTCACCGAAAGAGGCCTACGCTGCCTGGAGGGGCGGAAAGTGGAGGGAGCTGCAAGGGGGGCTAGAAGCAGGCCAGGAAGCTccctgggccaagccagagtTTGGATTATTTTATAGGCAACAGAGAATCAACAAGATGCActctcccttccccagcccccctgCATTCCTGGCCCAAGATGCCTCGATTCTGGGAAGGAAACTGCAAACTCACcttcactctggctttcaaaacacaaaaccaaaacaacattTACAGTTGCAAAGGGGAGGCAATGCTGATCACATCTAGCTAATTCCAAAACCCGGGT encodes:
- the IFT20 gene encoding intraflagellar transport protein 20 homolog isoform X1, yielding MAKDILGEAGLHFDELNKLRVLDPEVTQQTIELKEECKDFVDKIGQFQKIVGGLIELVDQLAKEAESEKMKAIGARNLLKSIAKQREAQQQQLQALIAEKKMQLERYRVEYEALCKVEAEQNEFIDQFIFQK
- the IFT20 gene encoding intraflagellar transport protein 20 homolog isoform X2 — translated: MAKDILGEAGLHFDELNKLRVLDPEVTQQTIELKEECKDFVDKIGQFQKIVGGLIELVDQLAKEAESEKMKGLPRSPPFLLGHWCSELAQVHSEAARGPAAAAAGAHRGEEDAAGKVSS